From the Cohaesibacter intestini genome, one window contains:
- a CDS encoding sensor histidine kinase, with translation MIHFSDLTEDQRALVQDPARLSIAHQITGSGIIPDTDFDTLIELIRVQNGADKAFIALVGATTVSYQAFAKTKDCEINLADGRDMIAVACLKKQAGWQPPFLVSETQPFQVWGEPITVAAHAIGCLCLVFPVDASGPDDEQLMRSTLLVASLYEMKKSARTRVMEKFDLSRSNIRYALALKAGQVATWSWDKGEQVVECDASMRELMGIKDVGTITTRSFLQHIDRNDLARLKEEASKIDATKEDLIFEFRARYTNNYIMVMGHLFERDEDGLPKKVLGVAIDLTESKRNEAKTRLLLREVNHRVKNMLAILQSLASQSLRNTQSPEHFTRAFSGRLAALATSHSLLSDQEWDDIDLVSLIKTQVKPYASHYAEQVSIEGQPIAINADAAIALGLVMHELATNAMQFGALSLRDGRLEICLSAQCLPSGEQAATILWKESGGPVVREDRRNGFGSVLIEHSLNKVVGSHVDIAYPSSGFEAKITLPI, from the coding sequence ATGATCCATTTTTCAGACCTGACAGAAGACCAGCGCGCCTTGGTGCAAGATCCAGCCCGTTTGAGCATTGCGCATCAGATCACTGGATCCGGCATCATTCCAGACACCGACTTTGACACGTTGATCGAGTTGATCCGCGTACAGAATGGGGCTGACAAGGCGTTCATTGCGCTGGTCGGGGCGACAACCGTTTCCTATCAGGCCTTCGCCAAAACGAAGGATTGCGAGATTAATCTGGCGGACGGCAGAGACATGATTGCCGTTGCCTGCCTGAAGAAGCAAGCGGGTTGGCAGCCGCCCTTTTTGGTGTCTGAAACGCAGCCATTTCAGGTCTGGGGTGAGCCAATCACGGTCGCGGCTCATGCCATTGGCTGTCTTTGTCTCGTATTTCCGGTCGACGCCTCTGGCCCTGATGACGAGCAGTTGATGCGCTCCACCCTGCTTGTTGCGTCGCTATATGAGATGAAAAAGTCGGCCCGTACTCGCGTGATGGAAAAATTCGACCTTTCCAGATCCAATATACGCTATGCGTTGGCGCTCAAGGCAGGCCAAGTGGCAACCTGGAGCTGGGACAAGGGCGAACAGGTCGTCGAATGCGATGCGAGTATGCGAGAGCTGATGGGCATCAAGGATGTCGGCACCATCACGACCCGGTCTTTTCTCCAACATATAGACCGGAATGATCTGGCTCGCCTGAAGGAAGAAGCGAGTAAAATTGATGCCACGAAAGAAGACCTGATCTTCGAGTTTCGAGCAAGATACACCAACAACTACATTATGGTGATGGGGCATTTGTTCGAACGGGACGAAGATGGCCTGCCAAAGAAAGTCTTGGGTGTGGCCATTGACCTTACAGAGAGCAAGCGCAATGAGGCAAAGACACGCCTGTTGCTTCGGGAAGTCAACCACCGGGTGAAGAATATGCTGGCCATCCTTCAGTCTCTGGCCAGCCAGTCGTTGCGCAACACCCAGTCTCCGGAGCATTTCACACGTGCCTTTTCAGGCCGTCTTGCGGCGCTGGCAACATCCCACAGTCTGTTGTCTGATCAGGAATGGGACGATATCGATCTCGTCAGTCTGATCAAGACGCAGGTCAAACCCTATGCCAGCCATTATGCCGAACAGGTGTCCATTGAAGGGCAGCCAATCGCCATCAATGCCGATGCGGCCATTGCGCTCGGGCTTGTCATGCATGAACTGGCGACCAATGCCATGCAATTTGGCGCCCTCTCCTTGAGAGATGGAAGGCTTGAGATCTGTTTGAGCGCCCAATGTCTGCCATCAGGCGAACAGGCGGCCACCATCCTCTGGAAGGAAAGTGGTGGTCCAGTGGTGAGAGAAGACAGGCGCAATGGGTTTGGGTCTGTGCTGATCGAACACAGCCTCAACAAAGTGGTTGGTAGCCATGTTGACATCGCCTATCCCTCA